TTTTGTTCTTCAGCGGCTGGTCAAATTcacgaggccttcatgagaaagcgacacaacagtggccacaaggCAGCTTATCCTAGTGCAAAAGGGATCTTCAGTTCCATAGATCCCTCCATCTCAAAGAGTCATCAATCTCCGAAGCCAAGATGGCCGTTAAGTGCAGCTTAGGAAAAGGCAAGATGGCTGCCTCTTATCCAATAAGGCTTGATTGGCAACAACGCAGCATATTTGGGAGTGACCCAATGAGGCAATTGAGGCTGAATTCAGAAAAgtgtcatttgtttttctttgctcACCCTCCCCACAGTTATTGTATGGACCTTTGGCTTTTGTCCTTCCTCACATGGGAAAGCCTAACTAGAGGCTAAAGTTCACAAAAGAGTGCCTCAGAATTTCTTCCGCTGTGGGCCTCCGCTTCTCTTCCACAAAAATTATCTTGAGGAAATTGCGGCAGCAGTCCGAGACACCGTCTGGAAGCTGAGGCTTAGTGGGCTGTGTCGCGATTTTGAAAATGGCGGCCATTGCCTCAAATTCTGCCCAGGGTGGCTTTTCAGTCAACATCTCTACCACAGTGCAGCCCACACTCCTGAGGTAgatgagggaggggaaaaaacaatTAGAAAAAAATGTAAGGTGCCCTAATCACAATCTTTACAATAGCCTCTAGGCTGCTTTTCAGCATACATAGTACCTCACTGCTCTCATCTATTTTCTTAAATGTTCAAATTATGAAGAAGTTTAGAACGAGGAGAAACTATTTCCAAGCCTGGCCACTGGAAGGAGGATTAGGGGTGGGGAAATGGGGTGAGCAATACTGGCTACattgcaatgtcacttctggggaaaatgtGGAAGTGACACaaggtaactctaggaatcaccgtAAAATCTATGATAAAACTATAGAGTAtgcagtgattcctagagctaccctatctCAATTCCATAGTTTATCCCTAAGTGATGCTGTGACATAGCCAATATCATGTAGGCTGCAGCCCaaagtccctcccccccaaaatgctGCCCTTGTTGGAAAGCTGGAGGGAGGACATGCCCCCCGCATCAACCCACTCTCTCcaatgcaccacagtggccacaGTTAATGGTCATGTGGCCATATGGGAGGAGCTTATTTCTTCACAGTTCAAAGATTTCAGATGTACCAGAGACCCTCAGGTGCTGGAAAAATTTCTGTCTAAGCCCTCTTTTCATACAACGTATGGAGGAAATATCCCATAGGACTCTGAAGAAAAACCTGCTGTTCATTTTACTGACAATTTCAAATGTTCAGAACAAATACGCCGGAGAAGTTGAGCCCTCTGACCATCTCCACCTGAAGATAGCTATCTTGGAGACTGGTGTCTTACCAAATGTCGGCCTTCCTTCCGTATCCTTCCCCGCTGATCACCTCAGGGCTCATCCAGTATGGCGTCCCTGTGACAGATTTCATCCCCGTCCCGGACATGCAGATGGTCTGAATGCGTTTGCTGGCACCAAAATCTCCGAGTTTCACATTCCCCGAGGAATCTCTCAAAATGTTGGCACctaagaagcagcagcaaaagaaaacaaggtGTCGAGGAAATCCTTTATGATTACTTCCCAACCCCAACCCATTTTGCCTATGGCTTCATCAGGGGATCTGTCACAATCAGGGAGAATCTCCTTACGAAATAAAAACAATTCGCAGAACATGTATAATCAATGCAATTCATTTAGAATACTTTTGCTAAAAATTAAGGTTAAATCATAGGAACTTGCATACAGAAGAATCTTTTAGAAAAACAGGTATTTTGCTATTTAAAAATAGGTCTTTTCCTGCTACTGCtggggtacataagaacataagagaagccatgttggatcaggccaatggcccatccagtccaacactctgtgtcacacagtggccaaaaaaccccagatgccatcaggaggtccatcagtggggccaagacactagaaacccacccactgtgccccccgcaagcaccaagaatatagagcatcactgccccagacataagaacatcagagaagccatgttggatcaggccaacggcccatctagtccaacactctgtcacataagaacataagagaagccctgttggatcaggccaatgacccatccagtccaacactctgtgtcacataagaacataagagaagccatgttggatcaggccaatggtccatccagtccaacactctgtgtcacataagataataagagaagccatgttggatcaggccagtggcccatccagtccaacactctgtgtcacataagaacataagagaagccatatatatatatatatatatatatatatatatatatatatatatatatatatatatatatatatatatatatatatatatatatatatatatatatttatccaatcccctcttgaagctggctatgcttgtagccgccactacctcctgtggcagtgaattccacatgttaatcaccctttgggtgaagaaggacttccttttatccgttttaacctgtctgctgagcaatttcatcgaatgcccacgagttctcgtattgtgagaaagggagaaaaggacttctttctctactttctccatcccatgcagaatcttgtcaacctctatcatgtcgacgtttctccaagctaaggagtcctaagcgttttaacctttcttcatagggaaagtgctctagccctttaatcattctagttgcccttttctgcactttttccaatgctataatatcctttttgaggtgtggtgaccagagttGCACACACACTGTATTTGTcggatcttggaaactaagcagggtcaaccttggCTAGTAATTAGTAGGGCAACCTCCCAAGAACACCAGGGcatgacacagagacaggcaatggcaagtaGAAAAAAACCCCCACTGGGGAGTAGAACCGTCAAACAATTATTCAAATATTCAAAATGTGCATACAAGCACTGATGTATACATTTATATGTTATTTACAACGGCTTGCGGTAAGAGCTGGGCACAACATTATACCAAAGCACAATGGCTTAAATAAGGCACAGTACATGTCACTTCCGGTAATAACTTCCTGTAAGTACACCAGGCtgcattaaaaaagaaaatctcccATGATGCTGTTCCCCACAATCCTTTCATCAGCTGCCTGGCACTGCCTGGCAACCCTGAAGTACAATAATGTAGTCAACGCTTTCCACTTTGGAGTTGGAATGTCTGTCAACATCCCATGGCTCTGAAGCAGCTGAGCCATCAGCAACTCACAGCCAGGATGCTGGAAACGTTGGGTTACTATAACCTTTTTGTACAACAGTTTTGCTTAGAGGGTTTCAATAAGTCCTCCCAACGTGCCCCCAAACGCTCCTGGGACCCACAAAGGTTGTGCATCTTGAACTCTGGGACGCCCTCATCTCCTGAGCTACTCCACCCAAGCAGAAAGTCCTCTAGCGATCTCCACCTACCTTTAATATCTCTGTGTACAATCATGTTGCTGTGCAGGTAGAAGACTCCTTGCAGGATCTGCCTGGTGTACCTCCGGGTGACGTTCTCCGTCAGAGCCCCATAGGCTTTCAGCTGGTCTTTGATGGACCCCTAAGCGGGCAGGAGAAGAAGGCCTCATTGTCTAAAAGAGTGAGACACGCCTGCAACACTGACTGTAATTATATCCAAGAGAGTAGCAGAGGATTGGCTGCCAAAAGGAAGCGCTGTTGGAAGGTCATTCCTATATCCACTTGGGGTGAATGGAGAAAATTTGGGGCAACAATTACAAGTATATTCTCCTTATCTGGCCTGGCTTGCACCGGGGAAGCCTTTCGTATAAACTGGAGCTTCcccatggggtgggggagggggggagaagaagaagacgatgatgacaatgattatgatgatattggatttatatcctgccctcacagtctcctttatcttacttcccccacaccctgtgaggtgggtggggctggagaggcctctcacagcagctgccctttcaaggacaacctctgccagagctctggctgacccaaggccattccagcagctgcaagtggaggagtgggggaatcaaacccagttctcccagataagagtcctcccacttaaccactatggctgacccaaggacattccagcagcaggaatcaaacctggttctcccagattagagtccacacattaTACATGTCCTACacagccaccctgagtcctgtAGTGGCAGCAGCCTGGGGAAAGGACCACTTACCCCTGGCATGTATTCCACAAAGATGGACAGTTTCCTCTCCTCGGGGTCTCGCAAGCAGCCGTAATACTGAACTATCCGCTCATGGCGGAGAGTTTTCAGCAGCTGGATCTCACATTCTAAGGCATTCACCTCCTGCAGCGAGAGAGACAAAGCGCCACGGAGGGTTGTAAACACAGCTGGCTGCTGGAGGGCACATTATACCACCAGACTTGGCACAAATACAAACCCAACACCCTTGGAATCCAGATTATCAGAGCCTGACTTCCCCCaaaacaaaggaggaggaggaagagaaggaagaagaagaggaggaggatattggatatataccccgtctttcactcagagtggtttacaatctccttcccttcctctctccacaacagatatcgtttgaggtaggtgaggctgagagagctctcccagaagctgccctttcaagcacaactcctatgagagctatggctgacccaaggccattccagcaggtgcaagtggaagagtggggaatcaaacccagttctctcagattacagtccacgctcctaaccgctacaccaaactggcgattCACAGAATCCTTTTGCCTCAGTTCTCTGAACCACATGCAATTAGCTGTCTGCTTTCTGCTTAATTGTAAAAAAGGAGACAACTGCCATTTTCAACGCGGAAGACACTCAACGGAAACAGAGCACTGGGTTCCTGCCACCTTGCTGACAAAATCTGCCCGTGAAAAGTTGAGGACTCCAAACAGAGCATGAGCAGAACACCCTGAAGGGTCCATCTAGCCTGACCCAGGCACAAATCCATTCTCACTCGcttctctgcttgtctttccttcCTCTGTTCACCATCCCCCTCTTCAGCCTCAAGCCAGCTCCATCCCTCCCTGAGAGGCCGCCGCCAGGAAATGGAAGAATGGAGCACAACAGTGGTTGCTAGGCAACCGTACACCTAGCCACCCCATTTCCTGCCTGAATCCAAAAGCTGCAGGAATTGGAACAGTTTCTACAACGCTGATGGGACTTCTGAGTATTCATAGCATTTCCCTGCTCGTCACCCGTTTATTCTCAAAAAAGCATTCCTCACTGTGATGTCGTAAGTCATGTGATAGAATTAGGATTGGGGGCGCCTGGGTTCAGATCTCGACTTAGCCAGATAGCTCGTTGGGCGATCCGGGGCCTGTCTCTTTCCCTCAACCTAACCTCTGCTCAgaggactgttgtgaggataaaatgagtgAGAGAGAATGATGTAGGCTGCCCGGATAAAAACCATGCTAAAGAGATTTAGTGCCAATTAACACTAAATACAACACCCTTGGAATCCAGATTATCAGAGCGTGACTTTCCCCaaaacaaaggaggaggaggaagaagaagaagaggaggaggaggaggatattggatatataccccaTCTTTCACTCAGAGTGGCACCCTCTGAAAACCTGCGTAAAATCGCTCCAGCATGGCCCTACCCTAGGAGACTGTTTTAAGCACCTTCCGCATGAGAAGAAAACGATATAATAAACCCAGGATTTGAGCCCATCTAGAAACAGACAATGTACTCCAAAGCAGAAGAGGGTTGTGGTTGGtgatattgggggtgggtgggtggatgactATGACAATGTTGCTGTgtcacaatgtcacttccaggtataatgtggaagtgacaatgggtagctcAAGGCACAGTTagcaactctatggttttatcgcAGAGTTTCTGGCAAGTCCTAGAGCTGCctattgtcacttccaggttgtaaATGGAAGTGATGTACTAGCCCAGAGGCCAGTGGTTCTATTTCTCTTCTGCTTCCACTTGTTGTTGAAGTGGACAACAGAAGCAATCAGTGGGAGGCCTAGCTCCAAGTGATACAAATGTTTAAAAACCACCCGGCAAATGCTGTTCTTACAGTGAGCACATTTCCACTCTGTGACCCTTCAGAGTGACACCGTTTTATCCTGGGCTGTTTATGCTTACTTTGCTTGTCTCTTGGCTGTCGGGGTCAAAGGGCACCTGCTTGACGGAGAGCTCCCGGCCAGTGTCGACATCATAGCAAAGATAGACCTCTCCAAAGGCTCCCCGGCCTAGCAGCTTTCCCAGCCGCCAGTTCACGGGGGCCTGCATTGCTAGGCAAGAAGACAGAAAATTGTGTTACAGCACTCGGAGCAGCTGCTTTTTCTCCTTCCGGATGCCAACCCATTTTGTTTTCTACAAAGTTTCACTCTTTGCTCCCAGCAGCTAAGAAACGTAGGCAGCCAGAGCTGTATTTAAAGAgggcccccacccccccaagcaccaagaagtcagagcatcactgcccagacagagtGTTTTTTATCCTACACCAGTAACCAGACCGAGCAAGTCCCTGATTATCAGGCACCCACCGGGAGACAACTTACTGTTCCTCGTCTTGGCTGGAGATGAGCCGAAGCTTTGGAAGATCTTGTCGCAGCTGTGCCACCACTTGGTGCCCCCACGGTCCTCATACCGCAAGGTGATGAGTTTGTTGTCTCCATTGAAGCTCTTCGTCCGGCTGGAGGGCACAAGCTGGAAAAGATTCTCCGGGGGGGCGTAACTTCTAGGGAAGGTTCTTCGGCCTTCAGGAGTCacggaagggagagagggagagattagATGCAGCTCGGGGGTACGGCCCTTGCTTTGCGAGTGGACGGCTGCAGGCTCAAGCCCCTCTACCTCCATAAGGGAACACTCGTAGCAAATCAAGGTCTCTTCGGTGGACACCTTGAAGAGCtgatgccagtcagagtagaccagATTgaactaggccaggggtggccaaatccgcacatattgtgtagctctcaaagcctccatcacccagccggcagcttggagaaggcatttaaaattaaagttgctttctttccacatcgtcctccccctcccccatctatttgccttccttccttccttctacttCTACTTCCTTATGTTATGTTTCCTAGTAATGATAGGGTTAATGAATTACTACGTTTCTAATTCTGCACCCCTCTGCGAGGCGACTGACGCTTGTCAATTCATTTTATAAAGCTGGAAAGAAACTGTAATTCGTAATGTTTCATTTTCTAGAATGGACTTACGTTGTTCTAATAAGCTGATGTAGTTgtagtaaggttttattatctATCTGATTATGCTGTGCTAAATATCCAACTGTACTTCACAAAGcttaataaaaattttgaaagaagaaaagagaccaGGCTTCCTCAACCGTTACAAAagcgtctgaagaagtgtgcacacgcGTGAAAGCTTATATCGAAAACTTTgcgggtcttcaaggtgccactggactcgaacactttgtcctgctgcttcagaccaacatggccgcccaccTGAAATCTAGcgaccctctgaaactatctccaTGGAAGGCTTTGCTAGATATAGCTCTTCTGAGTCCAACTCCAAAACATAATCCTtattctcaggggtggaattctagcaggagttccccttgcatattaggccacacccccccccccccccgaatgtagccaatcctccaagagcttacaagaaagagccttgtaagctctcggaggattggctccatcaggggtgtgtggcctaatatgcaaaggagctcctgctagaattccacccccagttATTCTCATATACCAACAAGCTCCTCGGAGCGTTTCCAATcaccccaacccccctgccctcaAACTCTTACCATCACTATAGTCCTTGCGACTCTGGGAGAGGTGATACTGCCTTGggaaagtccctcccttcccgtATCTGTCACAGAATGGGATATCAAAATCTGGCAAgagtaaagagaaaaaaagatatTTATGTATTAGCATCATGACAAAGAAAACTTGGTTCTTACTGCACTGTTTCCTAGTTTCTTGTTTTGAGACTGGTAGCattttaagaaaaagaagactgcagatttataccctgcccttctctctgaatcagagactcagagcagctcacaattacctttatctccctcccccgcaacagacaccatgtgaggtgggtggggctgagagagctctgacagaaattgccctttcaaggacagctctgcgagagctatggctgacccaaggccattccagcagccacaagtggaggagtggggaatacaacttagttctcccagataagagtccgtgcacttcaccactacaccaaactggccaagaaAAGATCTCCAGGGTATAAGCTCTTGAGAGTCCTTGTCAGAAATCTACTGGACACAAATCCAGCTGTtacaacaagacaggtggctaggtttTGTTCTCAGGTTTATAAGGAATGCAAAAAATGAGGCAAATATGTCAAACTGTAATCTCTTaccaaattttaaagtgacttttaagTGGTTTAAAGGCTAAATGGTAATCTCATTTATTCTCCTTTACAGTCATAACCCTTAAGTTATAAAGTGTTAGCATGCAGATTCTTGGTGGGACTTTCATAAGGTATTTTTAAGGTTGTTTTAAATGACTAAAATGTTCCGGTCAATAACTGCAATAGTAAAAAACTGAATAGTAATAAACTGAATCCAGCTGTTCTGCTGCTGTCCCACTTAGCAATTCCCCAAAACTTCCAAATTTCTGTAATCCGCCTTCTGCATTGCTCCATATATTGTCATAAACCGTCGACATCATCTCATCCAGACGTCCACCTTTATTGCACTGCGACCGTCTTCCACAGTGTCTACTGCATTGTGTTTAAAATTCCGTCATCGGCTCAGCAAGAAAAGGCGGGCCGTAAACAAAGTGAATAAATATTATGTAGCAGAGTAAACTCGAATTCAGAATTTGCACGCAGCATCCAGTTTGTGTGCAGTCACAAACCGAAGCGGCTTGGCTGCATCATGGAAACacgaattggggggggggggggacagtcagggagtaaaacagtaaaaatagttcagcttctcttatgttcagctgAGACGCAAAGCAGATTGGGGAGAGCTCTAAAAAGTATCTCTTAAAATAGTTATGAGAGAGGcaatacaatacaagaactcgtgggcagacagaaggaagtccttcttcgcccaaagagTCATTGACATGTGgcgttcactgccacaggaggtggtggtggctacaagcatagacagcttcaagaggggattggagaaacatacagagcagaggtccatcagtggctattagccacagggcactgatggaactctttgcctggggcagcgatgctctgtattcttagcacttggggggcaacagtgggaggccttctagtgtcctagccccactagtggacctcctgatga
This portion of the Heteronotia binoei isolate CCM8104 ecotype False Entrance Well chromosome 10, APGP_CSIRO_Hbin_v1, whole genome shotgun sequence genome encodes:
- the LOC132578234 gene encoding mitogen-activated protein kinase kinase kinase 3-like, with the translated sequence MKDLAALGKCGGFLDSHRNKSHVHSNKQLRNARIKFEHDGEKRIIQFQRPVKFKEVLQKVMDAFGQMMDLHYANNELLIPLKTQEDLDRAVEHLDLSPSLKSLRVFVKTPRKTNSLQPNNSKQHEMRISKSMGDIMGSLYKDAERTRKHSTGSLHTGRSSPPPGSVPEEQQQIARQGSYTSINSEGEFIPETMDPNVLEPFISPDDSLSGSCQSLDRSIDSPAFNQTSGPRRTSQAKDSLDCLDFDIPFCDRYGKGGTFPRQYHLSQSRKDYSDGRRTFPRSYAPPENLFQLVPSSRTKSFNGDNKLITLRYEDRGGTKWWHSCDKIFQSFGSSPAKTRNTMQAPVNWRLGKLLGRGAFGEVYLCYDVDTGRELSVKQVPFDPDSQETSKEVNALECEIQLLKTLRHERIVQYYGCLRDPEERKLSIFVEYMPGGSIKDQLKAYGALTENVTRRYTRQILQGVFYLHSNMIVHRDIKGANILRDSSGNVKLGDFGASKRIQTICMSGTGMKSVTGTPYWMSPEVISGEGYGRKADIWSVGCTVVEMLTEKPPWAEFEAMAAIFKIATQPTKPQLPDGVSDCCRNFLKIIFVEEKRRPTAEEILRHSFVNFSL